From [Clostridium] symbiosum, a single genomic window includes:
- a CDS encoding tetratricopeptide repeat protein encodes MDQTFLRQLNEWNQNEEYQKIIDFIEALPEKEQTPVLISELACACNNLAGEGDSGLFKKAVRLLESVEEELGADHRWNFRMGYACYYLNRDKKAKYYFEKALEACPNDADTINFIEECERNLTIPISMKPFRQRVKEGWDSFLEGEAKLREMMKRREHGEKVAGMCAELLSPAFENICFEMGFNGEKCELFLTPDGERSRLIKLVYFKEHAPEKLFENWNIGIGRQPSKGFELRMYGQGVSTEDALVWIEELDDKQIGLSIFCEKLLPLLKENENQAYSMMAILLDQAIGEIPAVRYIGYLDLIGEPEEGDPIRLDHLKEYIDGRGDVTAEELCGWYTCYTMEPSEKEEWFLREDIFAGVTTCPEVVSGYFSGDDRIMEDFHQDGAVPGFFFYPLEKNERSKALALRDSIEKEIADKAGDAVTFTGGATGTEYGYLDFVAWDLRQVLDAAAAVFSRRKMEAAFHSFRRDVSGVGLSRKGDGR; translated from the coding sequence ATGGATCAGACTTTTTTACGCCAGCTTAATGAATGGAATCAAAATGAAGAATATCAGAAAATTATAGACTTTATAGAGGCTCTTCCCGAGAAAGAGCAGACCCCGGTCCTGATCAGTGAGCTGGCCTGTGCCTGCAATAACCTGGCCGGTGAGGGAGACAGCGGACTTTTTAAGAAGGCGGTCCGCCTGCTGGAATCGGTCGAGGAAGAACTCGGCGCGGATCACAGATGGAATTTCCGCATGGGCTATGCATGCTACTACTTAAACCGGGATAAGAAGGCCAAATACTACTTTGAAAAGGCTTTGGAGGCTTGCCCGAATGATGCGGATACGATAAACTTTATTGAAGAATGTGAGCGGAACCTTACAATTCCCATCTCCATGAAACCCTTCCGTCAGCGAGTGAAGGAGGGCTGGGATTCGTTTCTTGAAGGGGAAGCCAAACTTCGTGAGATGATGAAGCGCAGGGAACATGGAGAGAAAGTGGCCGGTATGTGCGCCGAGCTGCTTTCCCCGGCTTTTGAAAATATCTGCTTTGAGATGGGATTTAACGGAGAAAAATGCGAACTGTTCCTGACGCCGGATGGAGAACGGTCACGCCTTATTAAGCTCGTTTATTTTAAAGAACATGCGCCGGAAAAATTATTTGAGAACTGGAATATCGGGATTGGAAGACAGCCGTCAAAGGGCTTTGAACTGAGAATGTACGGGCAGGGAGTCAGCACGGAGGACGCGCTGGTCTGGATCGAGGAACTGGATGATAAGCAGATAGGACTTTCCATTTTCTGTGAAAAACTGCTTCCGCTTTTAAAGGAAAATGAAAACCAGGCGTATTCGATGATGGCGATTCTTCTGGATCAGGCAATTGGAGAAATACCAGCAGTCCGCTATATCGGATATCTGGATTTAATCGGGGAACCAGAAGAAGGCGATCCAATCCGGCTGGATCATCTGAAGGAGTACATAGACGGCCGGGGCGACGTCACGGCCGAGGAGCTGTGCGGCTGGTATACGTGTTACACGATGGAGCCAAGTGAGAAAGAGGAATGGTTCCTGAGGGAAGACATCTTTGCAGGAGTCACTACCTGCCCCGAAGTGGTAAGTGGTTATTTCAGCGGTGACGACAGAATTATGGAAGATTTCCATCAGGACGGAGCGGTTCCTGGATTTTTCTTCTATCCCTTAGAGAAAAATGAGCGGAGCAAAGCCCTGGCCCTGCGGGACAGCATAGAGAAAGAGATTGCGGACAAAGCAGGGGATGCCGTGACATTCACCGGAGGCGCTACGGGTACGGAATATGGATACCTGGATTTTGTGGCCTGGGATTTACGGCAGGTTTTAGATGCAGCGGCGGCCGTATTCAGCAGACGAAAGATGGAAGCGGCATTCCACTCATTCCGGAGGGATGTGAGCGGAGTGGGCCTGAGCAGGAAGGGGGACGGAAGATGA
- a CDS encoding helix-turn-helix transcriptional regulator: MDKRNLTYRQLERMTGISHTTLNKIAIGDTSPTQNTMISIAKGLRMDVTEIFDLNY; this comes from the coding sequence ATGGACAAGAGAAATTTGACTTACCGACAACTTGAACGAATGACCGGCATATCGCATACGACGCTTAACAAGATTGCGATCGGGGACACTTCTCCAACCCAGAATACGATGATATCAATTGCTAAAGGGTTGCGTATGGATGTGACCGAAATATTTGATTTAAACTATTAA
- a CDS encoding class I SAM-dependent methyltransferase, with the protein MELSSGLQWTFDSEAEKYEKMRPGYIPELYEDIWQYIPVERSSRVVEIGIGGGQATLPVLMKGCKVTAVECGGNLAELCRLKFREFPEFSVVTSKFEEFKCESNSCDLVYCASAFHWIPEETGYEKVYDILRSGGAFARFANHPYIEKGRGGLGETLQQIYSVYMPGSLSPDKYREEDAWRLAETARKYGFDDISCRLYHRTRVFTAEEYTALLGTYSDHIAIEEQKRRKFFSEIEQAIQHSGGQITLFDTIDLELARKP; encoded by the coding sequence ATGGAGTTAAGCAGCGGGCTTCAATGGACATTTGATTCGGAAGCCGAAAAGTATGAAAAAATGCGTCCGGGATACATTCCGGAGTTGTATGAGGATATCTGGCAGTACATTCCAGTCGAACGGTCGAGCCGTGTTGTGGAAATTGGAATTGGCGGAGGGCAGGCGACCTTGCCGGTGCTGATGAAAGGATGCAAAGTGACCGCTGTGGAATGCGGCGGGAATTTGGCGGAGCTGTGCCGTCTTAAATTCAGGGAATTTCCTGAATTTTCGGTGGTAACGTCTAAATTTGAAGAATTTAAGTGTGAAAGTAATTCCTGCGATCTTGTATACTGCGCATCCGCATTTCACTGGATCCCGGAAGAGACGGGATATGAGAAGGTCTATGATATACTGAGAAGCGGCGGTGCCTTCGCCCGGTTTGCCAACCATCCATACATAGAGAAAGGCAGGGGAGGACTCGGGGAAACGCTCCAACAAATCTATTCAGTATACATGCCTGGTTCCTTAAGCCCTGACAAGTACCGGGAGGAAGATGCCTGGAGGCTTGCGGAGACGGCGCGAAAATATGGATTTGACGATATAAGCTGTCGGCTCTATCACAGGACAAGGGTTTTTACGGCAGAAGAATACACTGCCCTTCTCGGCACGTATTCCGACCATATTGCGATTGAAGAACAGAAAAGAAGAAAATTCTTTTCTGAAATAGAACAGGCCATTCAGCATTCGGGCGGCCAAATCACCCTATTTGATACAATTGATTTAGAGCTTGCCCGGAAGCCCTGA
- a CDS encoding response regulator transcription factor, whose amino-acid sequence MNKPLILVVEDDAAVRNLITTTLETHKYRFRTAATGETAITEAVSYNPDVVLLDLGLPDMDGIDIIHKIRSWARTPIIVLSARSEDTDKIDALDAGADDYLTKPFSVEELLARLRVTFRRLNDAGNGSAPVSVFTNGDMEINYAAGTVTLKKEELHLTPIEYKLLCLLAKNVGKVLTHTYITKEIWGSAWDNDVASLRVFMATLRKKIEADPSNPQYIQTHIGVGYRMLKV is encoded by the coding sequence ATGAATAAACCGTTAATTTTGGTAGTGGAAGACGATGCTGCCGTCAGAAATCTCATCACCACAACGCTGGAGACCCATAAGTACCGGTTTCGGACCGCTGCGACGGGGGAGACGGCCATAACCGAGGCGGTTTCCTATAATCCCGACGTGGTTTTGCTGGATTTGGGACTTCCCGATATGGATGGGATTGATATTATACACAAGATTCGTTCCTGGGCCAGGACGCCCATCATCGTGCTCAGCGCCAGAAGCGAGGATACGGATAAAATTGATGCCCTGGACGCGGGAGCGGACGACTATCTGACAAAGCCGTTTTCCGTGGAAGAGCTGCTGGCCCGTCTGCGCGTCACCTTCCGCAGGCTGAACGACGCGGGAAACGGTTCGGCGCCGGTTTCTGTCTTCACAAACGGTGACATGGAAATTAATTATGCGGCGGGAACCGTTACCCTGAAAAAGGAGGAGCTTCATCTGACTCCGATTGAATATAAGCTGCTCTGCCTGCTGGCGAAAAATGTGGGCAAGGTTCTGACGCATACCTATATTACAAAAGAAATATGGGGAAGCGCCTGGGATAACGATGTGGCATCGCTGAGAGTTTTTATGGCGACTCTGAGAAAGAAGATTGAGGCGGATCCGTCCAATCCCCAGTATATTCAGACGCATATCGGGGTGGGGTACAGGATGTTGAAAGTCTAG
- a CDS encoding sensor histidine kinase KdpD yields the protein MEETRSSPEEFLRRIKNEEEAKSRGCLKIFFGYAAGVGKTYAMLQAAHEAKRRGIDVAAGYVEPHARPQTARLLNGLELLPAREIRHGGITLQEFDLDAAIARKPQLILVDELAHTNAEGCRHRKRYQDVRELLNNGIDVYTTINVQHIESLNDLVASITGITVRERIPDSVFDNAEQVELVDIEPGELIERLKDGKIYRKEQAEKALGNFFSVENLVALREIALRRCADRVNRMSEQAGGRVNRSLADEHILVCLSGSPTNAKIIRTAARMAAAFKGSFTAVFVETPDFASSSDENKERLRQNARLAEQLGAAIETVYGEDIAFQISEFARLSGVSKIVLGRSSTRRSFLLGPPPLTERITRMAPNLDIYIIPDQIALSYRARHHFSKKQKFSMGEFAKSLLVLAAATAVSYLFDLLQFSEANIITIYILGVLVTAVVTSHRLYSLISSVISVLLFNFLFTAPRFTLNAYDPKYLATFPIMFIAAFLTSSLAVKIQRQARQAAETAYRTKVLFDTNRALGNEKDLTGMISVTCNQLTKLLDRDILFYRIRNGGLADPQLFAVHSETSLSAYTDENERAVAAWVFHNNKRAGATTGTLGSARCLYLSVRMLQEIFGVVGIAIDGEPLDAFENSIMLSILGECALALKNDKVSKEREAAALMAKNEQLRANLLRSISHDLRTPLTSISGNAGILLSSEDCIDREKRLRLYEDIYDDSLWLINLVENLLSVTRIEDGTMKLRLTAELLDEIIAEALRHTDRRRSEHNIRVVSDDSLLLVRADARLIMQVIINLVDNAIKYTPRGSQVTVETKKVGEAAVVTVADTGDGISGEVKEHIFDMFYTAGTRVADSRRSLGLGLALCKSIITAHGGTITVTDNVPHGAVFTFTLPLEEVTLHE from the coding sequence ATGGAAGAGACTAGAAGCAGCCCCGAGGAGTTTTTACGCCGAATTAAGAATGAAGAAGAGGCAAAGAGCAGAGGCTGCCTGAAAATATTTTTTGGATATGCAGCAGGGGTGGGCAAAACATATGCGATGTTACAGGCCGCCCATGAGGCGAAGCGGCGCGGCATTGATGTGGCGGCCGGTTACGTGGAACCACATGCCCGCCCTCAGACCGCCCGGCTGCTAAACGGGCTGGAGCTTCTGCCCGCCAGAGAAATCCGTCACGGCGGTATTACGCTGCAGGAGTTTGACCTGGACGCGGCCATAGCGAGAAAACCGCAGCTGATTCTGGTGGATGAGCTGGCGCATACCAATGCGGAGGGCTGCCGCCACCGGAAGCGGTACCAGGATGTGAGAGAACTGCTCAATAACGGCATCGACGTCTATACGACAATCAATGTCCAGCATATTGAGAGCCTCAATGACCTCGTCGCCTCCATCACGGGTATTACGGTAAGGGAGAGAATCCCGGATTCTGTATTTGACAATGCGGAGCAGGTGGAGCTTGTGGATATTGAGCCGGGGGAACTGATTGAACGCCTGAAGGATGGCAAGATTTACCGGAAAGAGCAGGCCGAAAAGGCGCTGGGAAATTTCTTTTCGGTGGAAAATCTCGTTGCCCTGAGGGAAATTGCGCTGCGCAGATGCGCGGACCGTGTCAACCGGATGTCGGAGCAGGCGGGCGGGAGGGTGAACCGGAGCCTTGCCGACGAGCATATCCTGGTATGCCTGTCGGGTTCGCCGACGAATGCGAAAATTATCCGCACCGCGGCCAGGATGGCGGCGGCGTTTAAGGGAAGTTTCACGGCCGTGTTCGTGGAAACGCCGGATTTTGCATCCTCCTCCGATGAAAATAAGGAGAGGCTCAGGCAGAACGCCCGCCTTGCGGAGCAGCTCGGGGCGGCGATTGAAACTGTATACGGGGAGGACATCGCTTTTCAGATATCCGAATTTGCCCGCCTGTCCGGCGTATCGAAAATTGTACTCGGCAGAAGCAGCACGCGCCGCAGCTTTTTACTGGGGCCGCCGCCGCTGACCGAGAGAATTACCAGGATGGCCCCTAATCTGGACATCTATATTATTCCGGATCAGATTGCCCTGTCTTACCGGGCGAGGCATCATTTTTCAAAGAAGCAGAAGTTTTCCATGGGGGAGTTTGCAAAGAGCCTCCTGGTGCTGGCGGCCGCTACGGCAGTCAGTTATCTGTTTGATCTGCTTCAGTTCAGCGAGGCCAATATTATAACCATCTATATTCTCGGCGTGCTGGTGACCGCGGTTGTCACATCACACCGCCTGTACAGTTTGATAAGCTCCGTGATCAGCGTCCTGCTTTTTAACTTTCTGTTCACGGCGCCCAGGTTTACACTTAACGCCTATGATCCGAAGTATCTTGCCACCTTTCCGATTATGTTTATAGCGGCATTTCTGACCAGTTCCCTGGCGGTAAAGATTCAGCGTCAGGCGCGCCAGGCTGCCGAGACGGCTTACAGGACCAAGGTGCTGTTTGACACAAACCGGGCGCTCGGCAATGAAAAAGATCTGACCGGGATGATTTCCGTGACATGCAACCAGTTGACAAAGCTGCTGGACCGGGATATTCTGTTCTATAGAATCCGGAATGGTGGTCTGGCCGACCCGCAGCTCTTTGCCGTCCACAGTGAAACCTCTCTGTCAGCCTATACCGATGAAAATGAGCGGGCAGTGGCCGCCTGGGTTTTCCACAATAATAAGCGTGCGGGCGCGACAACCGGAACACTGGGCAGTGCCAGGTGCCTCTATCTGTCCGTGCGGATGTTGCAGGAGATATTCGGAGTCGTGGGAATCGCAATAGACGGGGAACCCCTCGACGCGTTTGAGAACAGTATCATGCTTTCAATCCTGGGGGAATGTGCCCTGGCGCTTAAGAATGATAAAGTGTCAAAGGAGAGGGAGGCCGCCGCGCTGATGGCAAAGAATGAACAGCTTCGGGCTAATCTGCTGCGCTCCATTTCCCATGATCTGAGGACGCCCCTGACCTCGATATCCGGAAATGCGGGAATTCTGCTTTCCAGTGAGGACTGCATTGACAGGGAAAAACGGCTCAGGCTCTACGAGGATATCTATGACGATTCCCTCTGGCTGATTAATCTGGTGGAAAACCTGCTGTCGGTTACAAGAATCGAGGACGGGACAATGAAACTGCGGCTGACGGCAGAGCTTCTCGATGAGATTATTGCGGAGGCCCTGCGCCATACGGACCGGAGGCGGAGCGAACACAATATCCGGGTCGTATCGGATGATTCCCTCCTGCTTGTGAGGGCGGATGCGAGGCTGATTATGCAGGTGATTATCAATCTGGTGGACAATGCCATCAAATATACGCCCCGCGGTTCGCAGGTCACGGTCGAAACAAAGAAAGTGGGTGAAGCCGCGGTCGTGACCGTGGCGGATACGGGAGACGGCATCTCAGGAGAGGTTAAAGAACATATCTTTGATATGTTTTACACCGCGGGAACCAGGGTGGCCGACAGCCGACGCAGCCTTGGCCTCGGCCTGGCTCTCTGCAAATCAATTATTACGGCGCACGGAGGGACGATTACGGTCACGGACAATGTGCCCCATGGAGCTGTCTTTACATTTACTTTACCACTTGAGGAGGTAACCCTGCATGAATAA